One segment of Candidatus Zymogenus saltonus DNA contains the following:
- a CDS encoding sugar kinase produces the protein MTIAELQRGNPKDKIYASFGEIMLRLSSPGFERLFQSPLLNTTFGGGEANVAVSLALQGLKSRFVTLLPKNDIAEGAMRMLKGHGVDASKVVLVDGARMGIYFMEKGANQRPSRVIYDRLPSAISEMGQGSIDWDKALSGCGWFHITGITPALSKNTADGAIAAMEAARKVGAVVSIDLNYRAKLWKYVEGSKGVIEVMDRLTGLSGVVIANEEDCQKSLGIGTDIDPGSGKIDEGRYERLAKDVLDRYPNLKLIAITLRESVSASHNRWGAMLSDGKETLFSKKYDITHIVDRVGGGDSFSAGLIYGLSHFSTLGDALEYAACASCLCHSIEGDMNLSTNDEIMALFAGDKSGRIKR, from the coding sequence ATGACGATAGCAGAACTCCAGCGGGGAAATCCAAAGGACAAGATATACGCCTCCTTCGGCGAGATTATGCTGAGGCTTTCCTCCCCCGGATTCGAGAGGCTCTTCCAGTCACCTTTGCTTAACACCACGTTCGGCGGCGGGGAGGCGAACGTGGCGGTCAGCCTCGCCCTCCAGGGGCTGAAGAGCCGCTTTGTTACCCTCCTTCCAAAAAACGACATCGCCGAGGGCGCCATGAGGATGCTTAAGGGTCACGGCGTCGACGCGTCGAAGGTCGTCCTCGTTGACGGCGCGCGGATGGGGATATACTTCATGGAGAAGGGGGCGAACCAGCGCCCCTCGCGGGTGATCTACGACAGGCTCCCCTCGGCGATAAGCGAAATGGGGCAGGGATCGATCGACTGGGACAAGGCGCTCTCCGGCTGCGGCTGGTTTCATATAACCGGGATCACCCCGGCGCTTTCTAAAAATACCGCGGATGGGGCGATCGCCGCGATGGAGGCGGCCCGTAAAGTTGGGGCTGTGGTATCCATCGACCTCAACTACCGGGCGAAGCTCTGGAAGTACGTCGAGGGTAGCAAGGGCGTCATCGAGGTGATGGACCGGCTGACTGGGCTTTCCGGTGTTGTGATCGCCAACGAGGAGGACTGCCAGAAGTCGCTGGGGATCGGGACCGACATCGATCCCGGATCGGGCAAGATAGACGAGGGGCGATACGAGAGGCTCGCAAAGGACGTCCTCGATCGCTACCCGAACCTGAAGCTCATAGCGATAACCTTGAGGGAGAGCGTTTCGGCCTCCCACAATCGGTGGGGGGCGATGCTCTCTGACGGCAAAGAGACCCTCTTTTCTAAGAAGTACGACATCACCCACATCGTGGACAGGGTGGGCGGCGGCGACAGCTTCTCGGCGGGGCTTATCTACGGCCTCTCCCACTTTTCCACCCTCGGCGACGCCCTGGAGTACGCCGCATGTGCCTCGTGCCTCTGTCACTCGATAGAGGGGGACATGAACCTCTCGACGAATGACGAGATCATGGCGCTGTTTGCGGGGGACAAGTCGGGCCGTATAAAGAGGTAG
- a CDS encoding ThuA domain-containing protein, translated as MGKRVLVVSAGAFHPTITARRLFKNILNGIEGIRFVYTSSIEDLGALNGGGYDAVCLYFHRKVISDNALGALKVFVSSGGGLFALHSASASFKEKKEYFYILGGRFVSHGKISRFTVNPADSTSEVFKGVGPFTVKDELYIHEYDRDVKVHFNTEVGGSTEPVLWTRGYGKGRVCYFSLGHVASIFKVKEVQEIIGKGVKWVLSA; from the coding sequence ATGGGAAAGAGAGTTCTGGTGGTCTCGGCGGGCGCTTTCCACCCGACGATCACGGCAAGGCGCCTCTTTAAAAATATTTTGAACGGGATCGAGGGGATCAGGTTCGTCTACACATCATCCATAGAGGATTTAGGCGCCCTTAATGGCGGCGGCTACGACGCCGTCTGCCTCTACTTTCACAGAAAGGTTATCTCGGACAACGCCCTCGGGGCGCTGAAGGTTTTCGTCTCATCCGGGGGCGGGCTCTTCGCCCTCCACTCGGCGTCCGCCTCCTTCAAGGAGAAAAAAGAATATTTCTACATCCTCGGCGGCCGCTTCGTCTCCCACGGGAAGATTTCAAGGTTCACGGTAAATCCGGCGGATTCGACCTCCGAAGTCTTCAAGGGCGTCGGCCCCTTCACGGTTAAAGACGAGCTCTACATCCACGAGTACGACAGGGACGTTAAGGTCCACTTCAATACGGAGGTGGGCGGCTCGACGGAGCCGGTACTCTGGACGAGGGGGTACGGGAAGGGAAGGGTCTGCTACTTCTCCCTCGGGCACGTCGCCTCAATCTTTAAGGTGAAAGAGGTACAGGAAATAATCGGGAAGGGCGTGAAGTGGGTTTTATCGGCTTAA
- a CDS encoding FAD-binding protein, producing MEISIDIGGVSVPVIDVTAAVVGSGAAALNGAVHLKRLGVDDVVIVTERLGAGTSANAGSDKQTYYRLNPEGGQGDDAASMAKDLFNGMGMHGDIALVEAALSSREFYHLVELGVPFPHDRFGRYVGYKTDHDQRSRGTSAGPNTSILMYGRLLDEVRRLEVPILDNLEVVDLVTVRDGGKKRICGLIAVDRTRLTERGFGLVLIEAGYVIYGIGGPAALYRESVYPKSQVGSTGIALKAGAAAQNLAESQFGIASTPFRWNLSGSYQQVIPRYFSVEGDGGDEREFLNDYFPTPGQLFEAQFLKGYQWPFDVRRIDNFGSSNIDLAVYIEREARGRRVFLDYTKNPAHGDVEFSVDTTPEVVREYLEKSNALGKTPVERLKAMNPPALELFKENGIDLEREPVETAVCHQHVNGGLACSVWWESNIENLFSVGECCGTHGVYRPGGSALNSGQVGSLRAAQMIAKRSSAEDLRGERGLMEERLAGKLECLKRLLASDRKIDPAAERGVIQERMSAVMGIVRNRAEIKSALEENKKMFERHKSAGVEDRGDIPAFLKNEDLLLTERGFLESALELLKGLKGSRGSFLVGRLDELVDLYIESAGRGIEIDIDESNGDTVVEFAYDENLNGRTRLVKARKIPSQEGWFEEDWREFREGKIYQ from the coding sequence ATAGAAATATCTATAGATATTGGTGGAGTATCGGTTCCGGTGATAGACGTCACCGCCGCCGTCGTGGGGAGCGGGGCGGCGGCCCTGAACGGCGCCGTACATCTTAAGCGGCTCGGGGTCGATGACGTTGTGATTGTGACCGAGAGGCTCGGCGCCGGGACTTCGGCAAACGCAGGATCAGACAAGCAGACCTACTATCGTCTCAACCCGGAGGGAGGTCAGGGCGACGACGCGGCCTCGATGGCGAAAGACCTTTTCAATGGTATGGGGATGCACGGGGACATAGCCCTTGTGGAGGCCGCCCTCTCATCAAGGGAGTTCTATCACCTGGTGGAGCTTGGGGTTCCGTTTCCCCACGACCGCTTCGGGAGGTACGTCGGCTACAAGACCGATCACGACCAAAGGTCCCGTGGGACATCCGCCGGGCCGAACACCTCTATCCTGATGTACGGGAGGCTCCTCGACGAGGTAAGAAGGCTCGAGGTGCCGATCCTGGACAACCTCGAAGTGGTGGATTTAGTAACCGTTCGGGACGGGGGCAAAAAGAGGATCTGCGGACTTATTGCCGTTGACCGCACGAGGCTTACCGAAAGAGGCTTCGGGCTTGTCCTGATCGAGGCGGGGTATGTAATCTACGGCATAGGGGGGCCTGCGGCCCTATATAGAGAGAGCGTCTACCCTAAGTCGCAGGTGGGGTCGACCGGGATCGCGCTGAAGGCCGGTGCCGCGGCCCAGAACCTCGCCGAATCGCAGTTCGGCATCGCATCGACCCCCTTTCGGTGGAACCTCTCAGGGAGCTACCAGCAGGTAATCCCGAGATATTTCTCCGTGGAAGGAGACGGGGGCGACGAGAGGGAGTTTCTTAACGACTATTTCCCGACGCCGGGACAACTCTTTGAGGCCCAGTTTCTCAAGGGTTACCAGTGGCCGTTTGACGTGAGAAGAATCGATAATTTCGGCTCTTCCAACATAGACCTCGCCGTTTACATAGAGAGGGAGGCAAGGGGGCGCAGGGTCTTTCTCGACTACACGAAAAACCCGGCCCACGGGGATGTGGAGTTCTCCGTGGACACCACGCCCGAAGTAGTCCGGGAGTATCTCGAAAAGTCGAACGCCTTAGGGAAAACGCCGGTGGAGAGGCTCAAGGCGATGAACCCGCCGGCCTTGGAACTGTTTAAAGAAAACGGGATAGACCTTGAGAGGGAGCCCGTAGAGACAGCGGTCTGCCACCAGCACGTCAACGGAGGGCTTGCCTGCTCGGTATGGTGGGAGTCGAACATCGAAAACCTCTTCTCGGTGGGGGAGTGTTGCGGAACCCACGGCGTCTACCGCCCAGGCGGGAGCGCCCTCAACTCCGGGCAGGTGGGGTCCCTTCGCGCCGCCCAGATGATCGCTAAGAGGTCGTCCGCCGAGGATTTGAGGGGGGAGCGGGGATTGATGGAGGAGAGGCTCGCCGGGAAACTGGAGTGCCTGAAACGCCTCCTTGCTTCCGATAGAAAGATCGACCCCGCGGCCGAGAGGGGCGTGATTCAGGAGAGGATGTCGGCCGTTATGGGTATAGTGAGAAACAGAGCCGAAATCAAGTCCGCCCTCGAAGAGAACAAAAAGATGTTTGAAAGGCATAAGTCCGCCGGGGTCGAGGATAGGGGCGATATACCGGCCTTTCTCAAGAACGAAGACCTTTTGCTTACGGAGAGAGGTTTTCTGGAGTCGGCCCTGGAGCTCCTGAAGGGACTTAAAGGCTCCCGCGGTTCGTTTCTGGTGGGAAGGCTGGATGAGCTCGTGGACTTATATATAGAATCGGCCGGCCGGGGGATCGAGATCGATATAGATGAATCGAACGGCGACACGGTCGTCGAGTTCGCCTACGACGAAAATCTGAATGGACGGACGAGGTTGGTCAAAGCGAGAAAGATACCCTCCCAAGAGGGCTGGTTCGAGGAGGACTGGAGGGAGTTCAGAGAGGGAAAGATATACCAATAA
- a CDS encoding 3-ketoacyl-ACP reductase — protein MMRGDDLTALVTGGTAGIGRTIALSLAGEGYSIILSGRRPKGEVKGLLDSIIEAQRGKGVEGGCVYVRGDISKETTRRRLVGAVKRCGGRLKVLVNNAGVTTAGRVDMLDLKEDDFLKLLKINLVAPFLLSSSLAPSLSGGESPGYIVNISSISAYTASVNRADYCISKAGLSMMTNLFAERLADRNVRVFEVRPGIIKTGMTEPVRDKYDALIEGGLLPIRRWGEPEDVARAVLGIVKGYHPYSTGEVINVDGGFHIRRL, from the coding sequence ATGATGCGTGGCGATGATCTGACGGCTCTCGTGACCGGCGGCACCGCCGGGATCGGGAGGACGATAGCCCTGTCTCTGGCCGGGGAGGGCTACTCGATAATCCTGAGCGGCAGGAGACCGAAGGGTGAGGTCAAGGGGCTTCTCGACTCGATAATTGAGGCGCAGAGGGGTAAGGGGGTCGAAGGCGGCTGCGTCTACGTGAGGGGCGACATCTCGAAGGAGACGACCAGAAGGAGGCTTGTAGGGGCGGTTAAGCGCTGTGGGGGGAGGCTCAAGGTTCTGGTCAACAACGCCGGCGTGACTACCGCCGGGAGGGTCGATATGCTCGACCTTAAAGAGGACGATTTCCTGAAGCTCCTTAAGATCAATCTCGTCGCCCCCTTTCTCCTGTCGTCGTCCCTGGCGCCCTCCTTGAGCGGCGGAGAGTCGCCGGGGTACATAGTCAATATCTCCTCCATATCCGCCTATACGGCCTCGGTAAACAGGGCGGACTACTGCATATCGAAGGCTGGGCTCTCCATGATGACAAACCTCTTTGCCGAAAGGCTCGCCGACCGAAACGTCCGGGTCTTCGAGGTGAGGCCGGGGATCATCAAGACCGGCATGACCGAGCCTGTGAGGGACAAGTACGACGCGTTGATAGAGGGCGGGCTCCTCCCGATAAGGAGGTGGGGGGAGCCGGAGGATGTGGCCAGAGCCGTCCTCGGCATCGTCAAGGGGTATCACCCCTACTCCACGGGAGAGGTTATAAACGTCGACGGCGGGTTCCACATAAGGAGGCTTTAA
- a CDS encoding penicillin acylase family protein, with protein MKAIKWTLIVVVCLVVVAVVGGYIYLKSTLPDYGGELAVEGIGSEVKIIRDSYGMPHIFAETDEDAYFALGYTMAQDRMFQIDLVRRVVRGQLSEILGEELIPVDRLFRTITAKKSLEELYNGDLPPEIRSGMEAFTAGVNCYLENRGGPLPVEFAVLGYKPEPWKAEDCWAAYYYMAWDLNTAFGTEMLYDAVRGKVGDELAKEIMAAYPEGSPTIMPGGKTASLPSSLKLFETLDLAMEVTGKKIGSGSNNWLVSGKKSVTGKPILANDMHLGFGAPGIWYEAHIKTPTMNVTGVITPGIPLVAVGATETVAWGYTNVMSDDADFYIEKINPDNEDQYEYMGKWEDMEVREEVIKVKGKDDVKFKVRLTRHGPIVDDVNGVDGKSGYAYAMRWIAPELPTIPMALYAFNRAKTIDDMEKGIEYFKCPGQNVIYADSEGNVGYTASVGIPIRNGFDGMSPLPGWDGKYEWGGFVPTNMQPRMRNPERGWIASANNKHVGEDYPYTISNYYAPAFRFRRISEMLTEKEKLDISDFKRMHSDVTSVFAKEWLPNMIEVLEGAELSDVEADALNRLKEWDCVADKDSEAAAIYFVTVNGMTDRTFKNRVGEDFYGKMLKYSYIMHNAMTNMISKRKSTGRESVWFDDPETEGVETFEDVVQASFKDAVSYFDREFGGDIDRWKWGKLHTLTLNHPFGGESAFLGAFLNIGPFPYNGSLYTVSMASYPVARSFKTDLGPSERYIFDLSDMKNSLRCIPGGISGNFMSPHYDDQMEMFVDVQYRPLVLDRETAEADARYVLTLTPACK; from the coding sequence ATGAAGGCAATCAAGTGGACGCTGATTGTTGTCGTTTGTTTGGTCGTGGTCGCAGTGGTAGGCGGATATATTTATTTGAAATCGACGCTGCCGGACTACGGCGGGGAGCTTGCCGTTGAGGGAATCGGGTCGGAGGTGAAGATAATCCGGGACTCCTACGGGATGCCCCACATCTTTGCCGAGACGGACGAGGATGCCTATTTCGCCCTCGGATACACCATGGCCCAGGACCGGATGTTCCAGATAGACCTGGTGAGGAGGGTGGTGAGGGGCCAGCTCTCCGAGATACTTGGGGAAGAGCTTATCCCTGTGGACAGGCTCTTCAGGACGATCACGGCAAAGAAGAGCCTGGAAGAGCTCTATAACGGGGATCTGCCCCCGGAGATACGCTCCGGGATGGAGGCCTTTACCGCCGGCGTGAATTGTTACCTCGAAAACCGGGGCGGGCCGCTGCCGGTCGAGTTTGCCGTCCTGGGATATAAGCCGGAGCCCTGGAAGGCGGAGGACTGCTGGGCGGCCTACTACTACATGGCCTGGGATTTGAACACGGCCTTCGGAACCGAGATGCTCTATGATGCGGTCAGGGGCAAGGTCGGCGACGAGCTGGCAAAAGAGATAATGGCCGCTTATCCGGAGGGCTCTCCCACGATAATGCCGGGGGGAAAGACGGCTTCCCTTCCCTCCAGCCTTAAGCTATTCGAGACGCTGGACCTGGCCATGGAGGTAACGGGTAAAAAGATCGGGTCTGGGAGCAACAACTGGCTCGTCTCCGGGAAGAAATCGGTCACCGGAAAGCCGATTTTGGCAAACGACATGCACCTCGGCTTCGGCGCCCCTGGGATATGGTACGAGGCGCACATCAAGACTCCGACGATGAACGTCACGGGGGTTATAACCCCGGGGATTCCCCTCGTTGCCGTTGGGGCCACCGAGACGGTCGCCTGGGGGTACACCAACGTAATGTCTGACGACGCCGACTTTTACATCGAGAAGATAAATCCGGACAACGAAGACCAGTACGAGTATATGGGGAAGTGGGAGGATATGGAGGTAAGAGAGGAGGTCATCAAGGTGAAGGGGAAGGATGACGTGAAGTTCAAGGTAAGGCTCACCCGCCACGGCCCGATCGTTGACGACGTAAACGGCGTCGACGGGAAGTCGGGATACGCCTACGCGATGAGATGGATCGCCCCGGAGCTCCCGACGATACCTATGGCCCTTTACGCCTTCAACCGCGCCAAGACCATAGACGACATGGAGAAGGGGATCGAGTACTTCAAGTGCCCCGGCCAAAACGTCATCTACGCAGACAGCGAGGGGAATGTCGGCTACACCGCCTCCGTGGGTATCCCTATTCGGAACGGCTTTGACGGGATGTCTCCCCTTCCCGGCTGGGACGGCAAATACGAGTGGGGCGGGTTCGTGCCCACCAATATGCAGCCCCGCATGAGAAATCCGGAGAGGGGATGGATCGCCTCGGCGAACAACAAGCACGTGGGGGAGGATTACCCCTACACCATATCGAACTACTACGCCCCGGCCTTCAGGTTCAGGAGGATATCGGAGATGCTGACCGAAAAAGAGAAGCTCGACATCTCCGACTTCAAGAGAATGCACTCCGATGTGACCTCCGTCTTCGCCAAGGAGTGGCTCCCGAATATGATTGAGGTCCTTGAAGGGGCCGAACTGTCGGATGTAGAGGCGGACGCCTTGAATCGCCTCAAGGAGTGGGACTGCGTGGCGGATAAGGACAGCGAGGCCGCCGCGATATATTTTGTGACGGTAAACGGCATGACCGACCGCACCTTCAAAAACAGGGTCGGGGAAGACTTTTACGGCAAGATGTTGAAGTACAGCTACATCATGCACAACGCCATGACTAACATGATATCGAAGCGCAAGTCGACGGGAAGGGAGTCGGTCTGGTTTGACGACCCGGAGACGGAGGGAGTGGAGACATTCGAGGACGTGGTTCAGGCAAGCTTCAAGGACGCCGTTTCCTATTTCGATCGTGAATTCGGCGGCGACATTGACCGCTGGAAGTGGGGAAAGCTTCACACCCTCACGCTCAATCACCCCTTCGGCGGGGAGTCGGCGTTTTTGGGAGCGTTCTTGAACATCGGGCCGTTTCCATATAACGGCAGCCTCTATACGGTGAGCATGGCATCCTACCCGGTCGCCAGATCCTTTAAGACCGACCTGGGGCCGTCGGAGCGTTACATCTTCGACCTCTCGGATATGAAAAACTCGCTTAGGTGCATTCCAGGCGGGATCTCGGGGAATTTCATGAGCCCCCACTACGACGACCAGATGGAGATGTTTGTCGATGTCCAGTACAGGCCCTTGGTCCTCGACAGGGAAACGGCGGAGGCCGACGCAAGATACGTGCTGACATTGACTCCTGCTTGCAAATAA
- a CDS encoding MFS transporter, which produces MKETAKDQKLKLSTKLGFGVGDIYGGGAMLIIGIYYLHYLTDVMLISPALAGVAFFVSKIWDAVTDPMMGYISDRTRTRFGRRRPYFLFGIVLIFISFFLMWYPVDFDLEKHRFIYILIAYIFFSTVITMVMIPYNALAAELTLDYNERTSLTTYRIIFSGISSLICAVLPFEIVKFFPDNERSGYIVMAVAFGLFFAIPFIATFLTTREREEFQKEPTPFNFRRSYVEPFFAPTFLNVLLMYLFSFVAIDAVMSIVIYFMKYYMMRLGETDYVLGTILVLQVLVIPIYSWVSKKTSKKTSFIISALIWLVVMGFSYFITPELPKEAIYVFGGLVGLGTGGIVIMIYSIFTDVPDVDELYTGERREGIYSGLFMFARKMSSAVGIFLISQIIDRTGYIKPVEGIVDGKEVLIEQAQTPEFIMVLKLIFALIPVLFLALSAYNAFRYKLTPSLHARIKEHLNKRREGDEMSGEMQEEELELKRLLERR; this is translated from the coding sequence ATGAAAGAGACAGCCAAAGACCAGAAGCTAAAGCTCTCTACCAAGCTGGGCTTCGGAGTGGGCGACATCTACGGCGGCGGCGCCATGCTGATCATCGGGATCTACTATCTACATTATCTGACCGACGTGATGCTTATCTCTCCCGCCCTTGCCGGCGTCGCTTTTTTTGTGAGCAAGATTTGGGATGCCGTGACGGATCCGATGATGGGATACATCTCCGACAGGACAAGGACGAGATTCGGCAGGAGGAGGCCCTACTTCCTTTTCGGGATCGTCCTGATCTTCATCTCCTTCTTCCTGATGTGGTACCCGGTCGACTTCGATCTGGAGAAGCACCGCTTCATCTATATCCTTATCGCTTACATCTTCTTTTCCACGGTAATCACGATGGTGATGATACCCTACAACGCCCTGGCGGCGGAGCTGACGCTCGACTACAACGAGCGGACGTCCCTGACGACATACCGAATAATCTTTTCCGGGATATCATCTTTAATCTGTGCCGTACTACCCTTTGAGATCGTGAAGTTCTTTCCCGATAACGAACGCTCGGGATATATCGTCATGGCGGTCGCCTTCGGACTCTTTTTCGCGATTCCCTTCATCGCCACGTTTCTCACGACAAGGGAGAGAGAAGAGTTCCAGAAGGAGCCGACCCCTTTCAACTTCAGACGCTCCTACGTGGAGCCTTTTTTTGCCCCCACGTTTCTCAACGTCCTTCTGATGTACCTCTTCTCGTTCGTAGCCATTGACGCCGTAATGAGCATCGTCATCTACTTCATGAAATACTATATGATGCGCCTTGGCGAGACCGACTACGTCCTGGGAACGATCCTGGTGCTCCAGGTCCTCGTGATACCGATCTACTCGTGGGTCAGCAAGAAGACCAGCAAGAAGACGAGCTTCATCATCTCGGCCCTAATCTGGCTTGTGGTCATGGGTTTCAGTTACTTCATAACGCCGGAGCTGCCCAAAGAGGCGATCTACGTCTTCGGCGGACTCGTGGGCTTGGGCACCGGGGGAATCGTCATAATGATCTACTCGATCTTCACCGACGTTCCGGACGTGGACGAGCTTTACACCGGCGAGAGGAGGGAAGGTATCTACTCCGGCCTCTTCATGTTCGCAAGAAAGATGAGCTCCGCCGTGGGTATTTTTTTGATCTCCCAGATCATCGACCGGACGGGTTATATAAAGCCGGTGGAGGGGATTGTCGATGGGAAGGAAGTCCTGATAGAGCAGGCCCAGACACCGGAGTTTATCATGGTCTTGAAGCTGATCTTTGCTCTGATTCCGGTCCTCTTCCTGGCCTTATCCGCTTACAACGCCTTCAGGTATAAGCTGACCCCCTCGCTTCACGCCCGCATCAAGGAACACTTGAACAAGAGAAGAGAGGGAGATGAGATGTCCGGTGAAATGCAGGAAGAGGAGCTTGAACTCAAGCGTCTTCTTGAGAGGAGGTAG
- a CDS encoding Gfo/Idh/MocA family oxidoreductase: MKNMKMAMVGCGDIARYTALGAKLNRGIEISACMDIDKGRAAKFAKRFRIKSWFNDYEEMLENAEIDAVYIASPHDLHVKMIRSAISKGLDVLCEKPVATNIDDALVICRLSRESGRKVGINYQYRYDNGCYALVTAARGGELGDIYYGRCNVPWWRDQKYFEDSPWHRSLARSGGGTLLTQASHIVDIMLLCVGRPVSVIGVVDRKVFKDTEVEDTALGVIKTAGGGQVSVTSSMVAVPEQKVVAELYGSRGTGIYRGPESPKVDFKGVKVRKAKPPGRGLSNLHALFRSIEGFRRWVIEGERFLTPVEETLPVLSAIAAFYSSSKSGKWEPVDDRYLEFVD; encoded by the coding sequence ATGAAGAATATGAAGATGGCGATGGTAGGCTGCGGGGATATCGCCAGGTACACCGCGCTGGGCGCAAAGCTGAACAGGGGGATTGAAATTTCGGCCTGCATGGACATCGACAAGGGGCGGGCGGCCAAGTTTGCAAAGAGGTTTCGGATAAAGAGTTGGTTTAACGACTACGAGGAGATGCTTGAAAACGCGGAGATCGATGCGGTTTACATAGCGTCGCCCCACGACCTCCACGTTAAGATGATAAGGTCGGCGATTTCAAAGGGCCTTGACGTCCTCTGCGAAAAGCCGGTGGCAACGAATATAGATGACGCCCTCGTGATATGCCGCCTCTCGAGAGAGTCTGGGAGGAAGGTCGGCATAAACTACCAGTACCGCTACGACAACGGCTGCTACGCCCTCGTCACGGCGGCAAGGGGTGGGGAGCTGGGGGACATTTACTACGGCCGGTGCAACGTCCCCTGGTGGCGGGATCAAAAGTATTTTGAGGACTCCCCTTGGCACAGGAGCCTCGCAAGATCGGGGGGAGGCACACTCCTGACCCAGGCGAGCCACATCGTGGATATCATGCTCCTCTGCGTGGGGCGGCCGGTCTCTGTAATCGGCGTCGTCGACAGGAAGGTCTTTAAGGACACCGAGGTTGAGGACACCGCCCTGGGAGTAATTAAGACCGCGGGGGGCGGGCAGGTCTCCGTCACTTCGTCGATGGTGGCGGTCCCGGAGCAGAAGGTCGTAGCCGAACTCTACGGGAGCAGGGGGACCGGAATCTATCGCGGTCCGGAGTCCCCCAAAGTTGATTTTAAAGGAGTAAAGGTAAGAAAAGCAAAGCCGCCGGGCAGAGGTCTTTCCAACCTCCACGCCCTCTTCAGGAGCATAGAGGGTTTCAGGAGGTGGGTCATCGAGGGGGAGAGGTTCCTGACACCGGTCGAGGAGACGCTCCCGGTCCTTTCGGCGATAGCGGCTTTTTACAGCTCATCAAAGTCCGGGAAGTGGGAGCCGGTGGATGACAGGTACCTCGAATTTGTTGACTAG
- a CDS encoding TetR/AcrR family transcriptional regulator, with the protein MKLVKTKVKDRRLVDEKRKHIIDGAIKVFAKKGYHKATVRNIAEASGLGLGSIYDYVKSKEDILYLFYENYMNSFYEKLNIADIKTESDPKKQLIIVYKAHIDVCFELEDQVMLAFTQAMYMKKRYLRDILTRESEIVEKFKEILMDMGLPEREADLTANHLVFSSSFGVLRRWNLKGKHSREEITDFLCENNLKHIMNG; encoded by the coding sequence ATGAAACTTGTAAAGACAAAAGTCAAGGACCGAAGACTGGTCGATGAGAAGCGCAAGCATATCATAGACGGGGCGATCAAGGTCTTCGCCAAGAAGGGCTACCACAAGGCGACCGTCAGGAATATCGCCGAGGCCTCCGGCCTGGGACTCGGCAGCATCTACGATTATGTCAAGTCGAAGGAGGATATACTATATCTCTTTTACGAGAACTACATGAACAGCTTTTACGAAAAGCTGAACATTGCGGATATCAAGACCGAGTCGGATCCGAAAAAGCAACTGATCATCGTATACAAGGCCCACATCGATGTCTGCTTCGAGCTGGAAGACCAGGTCATGCTCGCCTTCACCCAGGCCATGTATATGAAGAAGCGCTATCTCAGAGACATATTGACCAGGGAATCCGAGATAGTCGAAAAATTCAAGGAGATACTCATGGATATGGGCCTTCCCGAGCGGGAGGCGGATCTTACGGCCAATCACCTGGTTTTCTCCTCGTCCTTCGGGGTCTTGAGGAGGTGGAACCTGAAGGGAAAGCACTCGAGGGAGGAGATCACCGATTTCCTATGCGAAAATAACCTGAAACATATTATGAATGGATAG
- the eda gene encoding bifunctional 4-hydroxy-2-oxoglutarate aldolase/2-dehydro-3-deoxy-phosphogluconate aldolase — protein sequence MNDAVDLIKKTRLVPVIKIGDEKNALPLARALSSGGLPLAEITFRSEAAEGAIMSISKLDDFLVGAGTVLSVETAKRAIRAGARFIVSPGLNDEVVKYCIKKGVPVFPGVMTPTEIGRATDLGLDILKFFPAEAAGGVRALKAVGAPFRGISLIPTGGINATNLADYLKLKNVVAVGGSWMAKGEDIDSGNFDEIERLTKEAVRIVRGLS from the coding sequence ATGAACGACGCCGTTGATTTGATCAAGAAAACGAGGCTGGTACCGGTAATAAAGATCGGAGACGAGAAAAACGCCCTTCCCTTGGCCCGGGCCCTCTCATCGGGCGGGCTGCCGCTTGCGGAGATCACCTTCAGGAGCGAGGCCGCCGAGGGTGCGATAATGAGTATCTCGAAGCTTGACGATTTTCTCGTGGGGGCGGGGACGGTCCTCTCCGTCGAGACGGCGAAGAGGGCGATAAGGGCCGGAGCGAGGTTCATTGTCAGCCCGGGGCTGAACGATGAGGTAGTGAAATACTGCATTAAAAAAGGCGTCCCGGTCTTTCCGGGCGTCATGACCCCCACCGAGATCGGAAGAGCGACCGACCTCGGCCTCGACATATTGAAATTTTTCCCGGCGGAGGCGGCGGGCGGCGTGAGGGCTCTGAAGGCCGTCGGCGCCCCGTTCAGGGGGATCAGTTTAATCCCCACGGGTGGGATTAACGCGACAAACCTCGCCGACTACCTGAAGCTGAAAAACGTAGTCGCCGTCGGCGGGAGCTGGATGGCGAAGGGGGAGGACATCGACTCCGGCAACTTCGACGAGATAGAGAGACTCACGAAAGAGGCGGTTAGGATTGTGAGAGGACTTTCTTAA